The following are encoded together in the Methanosarcina flavescens genome:
- a CDS encoding TraB/GumN family protein has translation MNKPGITNSQGRDPEYSFHSSSQELIYSMDKLMTESAENFISAGKSRLSDSSINVPQEDKISAPAPEVEADELETRLDISSELIAESIPNSASKVSVSSPSQLSDGFQAEYQPSKIVLIGTAHVSEKSVAEVKDAIRNLKPDIVAVELCRGRYDALKGNVQEKQVPIKEILTEGKVYYYIIHWLLAYVQKKIGDDMGVKPGAEMLSAIEEAEAIGAKVALIDRDIQVTLQRFWGKMRFLEKIKMIGSLLGGLIGIGKGTEIDIDKITDKDIVTALVDELRGFAPTAAEVLIDERDAYLAGSILRVAAGGNKTVVVVIGAGHKPGVFKYLKNPKTVPSLNALMEIPKKRIGIGKVVGFAFVGLIVGFFLLLLLSGVDLSVLLTAFGWWFIITGTLSAAGTLLAGGHPYSVLTAFSVAWLTTLHPLIAAGWFAGVVEAKQRNPTTEDIKALAGIETFSEMFKNRFMRVLLVASFANIGSMTGTFLGAYVMMHVTGLDPREILLAGLNGIGL, from the coding sequence ATGAACAAACCTGGAATTACAAATTCTCAGGGCAGGGACCCTGAGTACAGTTTTCATAGTTCATCTCAGGAGTTAATATATTCTATGGACAAACTTATGACCGAATCCGCAGAAAACTTTATTTCTGCCGGAAAATCTAGACTTTCTGATTCTTCAATTAACGTGCCACAGGAAGACAAAATTTCTGCACCGGCACCCGAAGTAGAAGCCGACGAGCTTGAAACACGGCTTGACATAAGCTCTGAACTTATTGCAGAATCCATTCCTAATTCTGCCTCTAAAGTTTCAGTTTCCTCGCCTTCCCAGTTATCAGATGGTTTTCAGGCTGAATACCAGCCATCAAAAATTGTGCTTATAGGGACAGCCCATGTCTCGGAAAAGAGTGTTGCTGAAGTTAAGGATGCTATAAGGAATCTGAAGCCGGATATCGTAGCTGTTGAACTTTGCAGGGGACGGTATGACGCCCTCAAGGGTAATGTGCAGGAAAAGCAAGTTCCGATAAAAGAAATTCTCACCGAAGGCAAGGTTTACTATTACATTATTCACTGGCTGCTTGCCTATGTGCAGAAAAAGATCGGTGATGACATGGGGGTAAAACCCGGAGCCGAGATGCTTTCTGCAATCGAAGAAGCTGAAGCTATCGGGGCTAAAGTTGCTTTAATTGACCGAGATATCCAGGTGACACTCCAGCGTTTCTGGGGGAAGATGAGATTCCTGGAGAAAATCAAGATGATCGGCTCTCTGCTGGGCGGTCTGATAGGGATAGGAAAAGGGACTGAGATCGATATCGATAAAATCACGGATAAGGACATTGTGACTGCCCTTGTAGATGAACTCAGAGGTTTTGCCCCGACTGCAGCTGAGGTTCTTATTGATGAAAGGGACGCATACCTTGCAGGGAGCATTCTCAGGGTTGCGGCAGGTGGAAACAAAACTGTAGTTGTGGTAATCGGAGCCGGACACAAACCCGGAGTGTTCAAGTATCTCAAGAATCCGAAAACTGTCCCTTCTCTGAATGCCCTTATGGAAATTCCGAAAAAACGCATAGGAATAGGAAAAGTTGTAGGTTTTGCTTTTGTAGGCCTTATAGTCGGATTTTTCTTACTGCTGCTGCTCTCCGGCGTTGATCTGAGTGTTCTTTTGACGGCTTTTGGGTGGTGGTTCATTATTACTGGAACTTTGAGTGCAGCTGGCACTCTGCTTGCAGGAGGGCATCCTTACTCAGTCTTAACTGCCTTTTCAGTTGCCTGGCTAACCACTCTGCACCCGCTAATTGCTGCAGGCTGGTTTGCTGGCGTTGTAGAAGCAAAACAGCGAAATCCTACCACTGAAGATATAAAAGCCCTGGCAGGAATAGAAACTTTTAGTGAAATGTTTAAAAACAGGTTCATGCGCGTTCTCCTTGTTGCAAGTTTTGCAAATATAGGAAGCATGACAGGGACTTTCCTTGGAGCTTATGTTATGATGCATGTTACTGGTCTTGACCCTAGAGAGATTCTCCTTGCAGGTCTCAACGGAATTGGACTTTGA
- the fhcD gene encoding formylmethanofuran--tetrahydromethanopterin N-formyltransferase — translation MEINGVEIEDTYAEAFPIKIARILITAATKRWALVAATEATGFATSVIMCPAEAGIERLASPSETPDGRPGVYIQICTFKYEALEEQLLERIGQCVLTAPTTAVFNALPEAEKQFNIGFKLKFFADGMESETQIAGRKVYKIPIMEGDFLTEDNIGAVAGIAGGNFFIFGDSQMSALTAAEAAVDAISELEGTITPFPGGIVASGSKSGANKYKFLKATANEKFCPSIKDKVENTEVPADVNAIYEIVINGLDEESIKAAMKAGIKAAVTVPGIKKISAGNYGGKLGKYQFKLHELF, via the coding sequence ATGGAAATTAATGGAGTAGAAATCGAAGATACATATGCAGAAGCGTTTCCGATCAAGATTGCAAGGATACTAATAACAGCAGCTACAAAGCGCTGGGCTCTTGTGGCAGCTACTGAAGCTACAGGTTTTGCAACATCTGTTATAATGTGTCCCGCAGAAGCAGGAATCGAGAGGTTAGCAAGTCCCAGCGAAACCCCTGACGGAAGGCCTGGAGTTTATATCCAGATATGCACTTTCAAATATGAAGCTCTGGAAGAACAGTTGCTTGAGAGGATTGGACAATGTGTGCTTACAGCACCTACAACTGCAGTTTTCAACGCGCTTCCTGAGGCTGAAAAACAATTTAATATCGGCTTTAAACTCAAGTTCTTCGCAGATGGTATGGAATCCGAAACCCAGATTGCAGGTCGCAAGGTGTATAAAATTCCAATCATGGAGGGGGATTTCCTGACCGAAGACAATATAGGCGCTGTAGCTGGAATTGCAGGCGGGAACTTCTTCATCTTCGGGGACTCCCAGATGAGTGCTTTGACCGCAGCTGAAGCCGCTGTCGATGCAATCTCAGAGCTTGAAGGTACAATTACTCCCTTCCCTGGAGGCATTGTAGCCAGCGGATCCAAATCCGGTGCTAACAAATACAAATTCCTGAAAGCTACTGCTAACGAAAAATTCTGCCCTTCCATAAAGGATAAAGTTGAGAACACTGAAGTCCCGGCAGACGTCAATGCTATTTATGAAATTGTTATTAACGGGCTTGATGAAGAAAGCATAAAAGCTGCCATGAAAGCAGGAATTAAAGCCGCTGTAACTGTTCCTGGCATTAAGAAAATCTCTGCAGGAAACTACGGCGGAAAGCTTGGGAAATATCAGTTTAAATTGCACGAGCTCTTCTGA
- a CDS encoding CheR family methyltransferase: MGNDPVRKANENETNKEINRETKSSRNQEIDPGFELLKRIITGKTGFNCEHYKEAHFRRRINVRVRATNSGSYGAYLKLLKKDPQEYKFLVDTLTVNVSEFFRNPETFSIIEKEIIPSIVKYRSESLIRSIRIWSAGCAGGEETYSLAILLHRVMKTDFNKYKIRIIGTDIDAKSLEKARKGVYSENSLKNLDLSTKERYFLKQGDAYQVIDELRNITRFKHHDLISGTRIDRFDIIVCRNVMIYFKKEIQEKLQLNFYQALEKGGFFVIGKSETLIGTASSLFKPYNTRERLYVKEISRDIYRRDRESKEFK, translated from the coding sequence ATGGGTAATGATCCAGTTAGGAAAGCAAATGAGAATGAAACAAATAAAGAGATAAACAGAGAAACAAAGTCCAGTCGAAACCAGGAGATAGATCCGGGCTTTGAGCTGTTAAAGAGAATTATTACTGGAAAGACCGGCTTTAACTGTGAGCATTATAAAGAAGCTCATTTCAGACGCAGGATTAACGTACGCGTTCGAGCCACCAATTCCGGGAGTTATGGAGCTTACCTTAAACTTTTAAAAAAAGACCCTCAGGAATATAAATTTCTTGTTGACACCCTTACTGTAAATGTCAGTGAATTTTTCCGAAACCCCGAGACCTTCAGTATAATTGAAAAAGAGATCATTCCTTCTATTGTTAAATACAGATCTGAGTCATTGATCCGATCAATCCGCATCTGGAGTGCTGGCTGTGCGGGAGGAGAAGAAACCTATTCCCTTGCTATTCTGCTGCACAGAGTAATGAAAACTGATTTCAATAAATATAAAATAAGAATTATAGGTACAGATATTGATGCCAAAAGTCTGGAGAAAGCCAGGAAAGGCGTTTACAGCGAGAATTCACTTAAAAATCTTGATCTCAGCACAAAAGAACGCTATTTTTTGAAGCAGGGAGATGCATATCAGGTAATAGACGAGCTGAGAAACATAACACGTTTTAAACATCATGATCTGATTTCAGGTACAAGAATTGATCGTTTTGATATTATTGTCTGCCGAAATGTAATGATATATTTTAAAAAGGAGATTCAGGAAAAATTGCAACTTAATTTCTATCAAGCTCTTGAAAAAGGAGGATTTTTTGTAATAGGGAAGTCGGAAACACTGATTGGGACTGCATCCAGTCTATTTAAACCTTATAATACAAGAGAGCGCCTGTATGTAAAAGAAATCTCAAGGGATATTTATAGAAGAGATCGAGAATCTAAGGAATTTAAGTGA
- a CDS encoding chemotaxis protein CheA: MEPEQGKIMDMSIYMDIFRAESEKYIKEMSDSLLALEKDSDNSEQMNTLFRAAHTFKGMAATMGFNQIVKLTHEMESLIDKLRTRQLILDSSLIDVLLICMDTLEKLVENFLDENKNNSGKIEKDTGNEYEPYSDIDELLRTLRNINQPLKKIPFQEDKDKSLDEDERSLNENRSLDEDNRSLNEDKSLDERSLKEDGSLFVEEESNKNQNVSSIEEAALTERISKAIHQIERSTEETEKKSYRIKGKIYETEKSYEIEKRTHQVEKKEKNSISPKSDLKVKTIQSSRISTGQLDKLMNLVGELIINRSRINELTINLRSKDLEIALSEFYKLTRELQDEVIKARMVPLDHITYIYPRMVRDLARTQNKKIDFIIKGKEIKLDRTILEEIGDSLVHLLRNAVDHGIETPERRAELGKRETGTIIITASRQENFALIKIEDDGRGIDTSEILRVALKKGIISRESAEQLQEKEVMQLIFAPGFSTSDIITDISGRGIGMDVVKNRVEYLGGSVKVESKPGIGSRFELKLPLTIAVYQAMLIRVGEERYAIPFTNIVKNIEISSQEIKHIRGQEVILIDDKVLPLLRLRNIFRLPDEDKNKNNNFVILVERHGQHIGLIVDELLGKQEVIVKSFKSKFLENTRGFAGATILGDGNVILIIDVNALISNFDNWC, translated from the coding sequence GTGGAACCAGAGCAGGGAAAAATTATGGACATGTCAATATATATGGATATTTTCAGGGCAGAATCTGAAAAATACATTAAAGAAATGAGCGATTCCCTGCTTGCACTTGAGAAAGATTCTGATAACTCAGAACAGATGAATACACTATTTCGTGCAGCTCATACATTCAAAGGTATGGCTGCAACAATGGGTTTCAATCAGATTGTCAAGTTAACACATGAAATGGAAAGCCTGATAGATAAGCTGCGCACACGACAACTTATACTTGATTCTTCTCTGATTGATGTTCTTCTGATATGTATGGACACTCTTGAGAAGCTTGTTGAAAATTTCCTTGATGAGAATAAAAATAACTCTGGAAAGATAGAAAAAGATACAGGCAATGAATACGAACCTTATTCTGATATTGACGAGTTGCTGAGAACTTTAAGAAATATTAATCAGCCTCTCAAAAAAATTCCATTTCAAGAAGATAAAGATAAATCTTTAGATGAAGATGAACGGTCCTTAAATGAAAATAGATCTTTAGATGAAGACAACCGGTCCTTAAATGAAGATAAGTCTTTAGATGAACGATCCTTAAAAGAAGACGGATCCTTATTTGTGGAAGAGGAGAGCAATAAAAATCAGAACGTATCAAGTATTGAAGAAGCGGCATTGACTGAAAGAATTTCAAAGGCTATTCATCAAATTGAAAGAAGTACTGAGGAAACTGAAAAGAAATCTTACAGGATTAAAGGAAAAATTTACGAAACTGAAAAAAGTTACGAAATTGAAAAAAGAACTCATCAGGTAGAAAAAAAGGAAAAAAATTCTATTTCTCCAAAATCTGATCTTAAAGTAAAAACTATCCAGAGCTCAAGAATTAGCACCGGGCAGCTTGATAAATTGATGAATCTTGTGGGCGAGCTCATAATTAATCGTAGCAGGATAAATGAGCTTACAATCAACTTGAGATCGAAGGATCTTGAGATTGCACTTTCAGAATTTTATAAACTGACGAGAGAGTTGCAAGATGAGGTTATCAAGGCAAGAATGGTGCCTCTGGACCACATTACCTATATCTATCCCAGGATGGTAAGGGATCTTGCACGAACCCAGAATAAAAAAATTGATTTTATAATCAAAGGGAAGGAAATCAAGCTTGATAGGACTATTCTTGAAGAAATCGGAGATTCTCTGGTGCACCTGCTAAGAAACGCAGTTGATCACGGCATCGAGACTCCTGAAAGACGTGCTGAACTTGGGAAAAGAGAGACCGGCACTATAATTATTACAGCTTCAAGACAGGAAAATTTTGCCCTTATAAAAATCGAGGATGATGGACGCGGAATAGATACCAGCGAAATCCTGAGAGTTGCATTGAAAAAAGGAATCATATCAAGAGAAAGTGCAGAACAGCTTCAGGAAAAAGAGGTAATGCAGCTTATCTTTGCTCCGGGATTCAGTACCTCTGACATCATTACCGATATCTCTGGACGGGGAATTGGGATGGATGTTGTAAAAAACAGAGTTGAGTATCTTGGAGGATCAGTAAAAGTAGAGTCAAAGCCCGGTATTGGCTCCAGATTCGAATTGAAGCTGCCTTTAACTATTGCAGTTTATCAGGCTATGCTGATAAGAGTGGGAGAGGAAAGATATGCAATTCCTTTTACAAATATAGTAAAAAATATAGAAATCAGCTCGCAGGAAATCAAGCATATCAGGGGGCAGGAAGTCATTTTAATAGATGATAAAGTTCTTCCGCTTCTGAGGTTAAGAAATATATTTCGGTTGCCTGATGAGGATAAGAATAAGAATAATAATTTTGTAATTCTGGTTGAGAGGCATGGGCAACATATTGGGTTAATTGTTGATGAACTGCTTGGAAAACAGGAAGTAATAGTTAAGAGTTTCAAAAGCAAGTTCCTTGAGAACACCAGGGGATTTGCAGGGGCGACAATTCTGGGCGACGGAAACGTTATTTTGATAATTGATGTTAATGCCTTAATATCAAATTTTGATAATTGGTGCTAA
- a CDS encoding protein-glutamate methylesterase/protein-glutamine glutaminase, which translates to MTIRALIIDDSALIRKLLSDILSKDPNLRVIGTAVNGKDGLEKIDKLRPDVVLLDNVMPVLDGLKTLARIMKECPTPVVIVSALGERAKEITLTAFEYGAVDVIQKPEGILSQSMPEIAEEICKKVRAAAKANLENLECMRNQELIEPEINGMREKTEKNRLQKENVSVRNVLAIGASTGGPRALEKLISAFPADIPAAVLVVQHMPPGFTTSLCKRLNLKTALRVKEAQEGDRVEEGTVLVAPGNYHMEIIQRTVNGRKKEIVHLSCGPKELGSKPSVNALFRSIAPIYGSRVVSLVLTGMSCDGADGAEEVKKMGGKIIAEAESSCVIYGMPKEIVKRNLADLVLPLDKMAEEIIKIIS; encoded by the coding sequence ATGACTATCCGCGCACTCATAATAGATGATTCTGCTTTAATTCGCAAGCTTCTTTCCGATATTCTCAGTAAAGACCCAAATCTTAGGGTCATAGGAACGGCAGTTAACGGAAAGGACGGACTTGAAAAGATTGATAAATTGAGGCCCGATGTTGTTCTTCTAGACAATGTTATGCCTGTCCTTGATGGTCTCAAGACTCTTGCTCGAATTATGAAAGAATGTCCGACTCCTGTTGTGATAGTTTCAGCCCTTGGGGAGAGAGCTAAAGAAATTACGCTTACAGCTTTTGAATACGGCGCAGTGGATGTAATCCAGAAACCTGAAGGGATTCTCAGTCAGAGCATGCCAGAAATAGCAGAAGAAATTTGTAAAAAAGTCCGGGCAGCTGCAAAAGCCAATCTTGAGAATCTGGAATGCATGCGAAATCAAGAACTGATAGAGCCGGAAATAAATGGAATGAGAGAAAAAACAGAAAAGAATAGACTCCAGAAAGAAAATGTTTCCGTGAGAAATGTGCTTGCAATAGGCGCATCCACCGGAGGTCCAAGAGCCCTGGAGAAACTCATAAGTGCATTTCCTGCCGACATTCCTGCCGCAGTCCTAGTAGTACAGCATATGCCTCCAGGTTTTACGACATCTCTTTGTAAAAGACTTAATTTAAAAACAGCCCTCAGGGTAAAAGAAGCACAGGAGGGAGACAGGGTAGAAGAAGGGACTGTTCTTGTAGCTCCTGGAAATTATCATATGGAAATCATACAGAGAACTGTAAACGGTCGAAAAAAAGAAATCGTGCATCTTTCATGTGGCCCGAAAGAACTGGGCTCAAAACCGTCAGTAAATGCCCTTTTCAGGTCTATTGCCCCGATTTATGGCTCCAGAGTGGTTTCCCTCGTTCTGACAGGAATGAGCTGCGATGGAGCGGATGGAGCTGAGGAAGTTAAAAAAATGGGAGGAAAAATAATTGCTGAGGCAGAGAGTTCATGTGTAATTTACGGAATGCCAAAAGAAATTGTTAAGCGAAATCTTGCAGACCTTGTGCTTCCTCTGGACAAAATGGCTGAAGAGATTATAAAAATAATAAGCTAA
- a CDS encoding response regulator, with protein MARVMIVDDAEFMRMIIRDILLMHGHEVVAEVGDGEEAIQTYLEVKPDIVLMDIIMPDMDGKEALQKLLTVDPEAKIVMCSSLGQQALITESMKIGAMGFIVKPFEPNGMLDVIRKIAEPN; from the coding sequence ATGGCCAGAGTTATGATCGTGGATGATGCCGAATTTATGCGAATGATAATTAGAGATATCCTTCTTATGCATGGACATGAAGTGGTTGCTGAGGTCGGTGATGGGGAAGAAGCAATTCAGACGTATCTCGAAGTAAAGCCCGATATTGTGTTAATGGATATAATTATGCCAGATATGGATGGAAAAGAGGCACTGCAAAAGCTTCTTACTGTGGACCCGGAAGCAAAGATAGTAATGTGCTCCTCCCTTGGACAACAGGCGCTCATAACCGAATCAATGAAGATAGGTGCTATGGGTTTTATTGTAAAGCCTTTTGAGCCTAATGGAATGCTGGATGTAATTCGAAAAATCGCTGAACCAAATTAG